A section of the Pseudomonas sp. FP453 genome encodes:
- a CDS encoding ABC transporter substrate-binding protein, which translates to MLKHAVIPLIVSAGLMAAAPFAQAATNLVFCSEGSPAGFDPGQYTTGTDFDASAETMFNRLTQFERGGTAVIPGLATKWDVSPDGLTYTFTLRDGVKFHTTSYFKPTRTFNADDVLFTFNRMINKDDPFRKAYPTEFPYFTDMGMDTNIKNIEKVDDHTVKFTLGTVDAAFIQNLAMSFASIQSAEYAAQLLKEGKAQDINQKPIGTGPFVFKSYQKDSNIRYTGNKDYWKPEDVKIDNLIFAITTDPSVRIQKLKKNECQVTLFPRPADLKALGEDKDLKLPHQAGFNLGYIAYNVMPVLKGQTAANPLSDLRVREALDMSVNKQQIIDSVYQGAGQLAVNAMPPTQWSYDTTIKDVPHDVTKAKALLKEAGVKEGTEITLWAMPVQRPYNPNAKLMAEMLQNDWKQIGLKVNIVSYEWGEYIKRSKGGENQAMIIGWSGDNGDPDNWLNVLFGCDSLAGNNFSKWCDKKFDDTVKEAKATSDVAKRTELYKQAQHILKDAVPMTPIAHSTVYQPMRNTVQDFKISPFGLNSFYGVSVSGK; encoded by the coding sequence ATGCTTAAACACGCAGTCATTCCGTTAATTGTTAGCGCTGGCCTTATGGCCGCAGCCCCTTTCGCCCAAGCGGCGACTAACCTGGTGTTCTGCTCCGAAGGGAGCCCGGCCGGTTTTGATCCAGGCCAGTACACCACCGGAACAGACTTCGATGCTTCGGCAGAGACCATGTTCAACCGTCTTACCCAGTTCGAGCGCGGCGGCACCGCTGTGATTCCTGGGCTGGCCACCAAGTGGGACGTGTCCCCGGACGGCCTCACGTACACCTTCACCCTGCGCGACGGCGTCAAGTTCCACACCACCTCGTACTTCAAGCCGACCCGTACCTTCAATGCCGATGACGTGCTGTTCACGTTCAACCGCATGATCAACAAGGACGATCCGTTCCGCAAAGCCTACCCCACCGAGTTCCCGTACTTCACGGACATGGGGATGGACACCAACATCAAGAACATCGAGAAAGTCGATGACCACACCGTCAAGTTCACCCTTGGCACCGTGGACGCGGCGTTCATCCAGAACCTGGCCATGAGCTTCGCCTCTATCCAGTCGGCGGAATACGCCGCCCAGCTGTTGAAAGAAGGCAAGGCCCAGGACATCAACCAGAAGCCGATCGGCACTGGCCCGTTCGTGTTCAAGAGCTACCAGAAAGATTCGAACATCCGCTACACCGGCAACAAGGATTACTGGAAACCTGAGGACGTGAAGATCGACAACCTGATCTTCGCTATCACCACCGACCCGTCGGTGCGTATCCAGAAGCTGAAGAAAAACGAATGCCAGGTCACCCTGTTCCCACGTCCGGCCGACCTCAAGGCGCTGGGCGAAGACAAGGACCTGAAACTGCCGCACCAGGCCGGTTTCAACCTGGGCTACATCGCCTACAACGTGATGCCAGTGCTCAAGGGCCAGACCGCCGCCAACCCACTGTCCGACCTGCGCGTACGTGAAGCGTTGGACATGTCGGTAAACAAACAGCAGATCATCGACTCCGTCTACCAGGGCGCCGGCCAACTGGCCGTCAACGCCATGCCGCCGACCCAGTGGTCCTACGACACCACCATCAAGGATGTCCCGCATGACGTGACCAAAGCCAAGGCTTTGCTCAAGGAAGCAGGCGTCAAGGAAGGCACCGAGATCACCCTGTGGGCGATGCCGGTCCAGCGTCCGTATAACCCCAACGCCAAGCTGATGGCCGAGATGCTGCAGAACGACTGGAAACAGATCGGCCTGAAGGTCAACATCGTCAGCTACGAGTGGGGCGAGTACATCAAGCGTTCCAAAGGCGGCGAGAACCAGGCCATGATCATTGGCTGGAGCGGCGACAATGGTGACCCGGACAACTGGCTGAACGTGCTGTTCGGCTGCGATTCGCTGGCCGGCAACAACTTCTCCAAATGGTGTGACAAGAAATTCGACGACACCGTGAAAGAAGCCAAGGCTACTTCGGATGTCGCCAAACGCACCGAGCTGTACAAGCAGGCGCAACATATCCTCAAAGATGCTGTCCCGATGACACCTATCGCGCACTCGACGGTGTATCAACCCATGCGCAACACCGTGCAGGACTTCAAGATCAGCCCGTTTGGCTTGAACTCCTTCTACGGCGTGAGCGTCAGCGGCAAATAA
- a CDS encoding ABC transporter ATP-binding protein, which translates to MSLLEIKNLNVRFGDKTAVPVVDGLDISVDKGEVLAIVGESGSGKSVTMMALMGLIEHPGIVTADALNFDGKDMLKLSNRQRRQIVGKDLAMVFQDPMTALNPSYTVGFQIEEVLRLHLKMSGKQARKRAIELLEKVEIPGAASRMDAYPHQLSGGMSQRVAIAMAIAGEPKLLIADEPTTALDVTIQAQIMELLLALQKEQNMGLVLITHDLAVVAETAQRVCVMYAGQAVEVGQVPQLFDIPAHPYSEALLKAIPEHSLGATRLATLPGIVPGRYDRPQGCLLSPRCPYVQESCRAQRPGLDPKTNSLARCFYPLNQEVA; encoded by the coding sequence ATGTCACTGTTAGAAATCAAGAATCTCAACGTCCGCTTCGGCGACAAGACCGCCGTGCCGGTGGTCGATGGCCTCGACATCTCCGTCGACAAAGGCGAAGTACTGGCGATCGTTGGCGAGTCGGGCTCGGGTAAATCCGTGACCATGATGGCGCTGATGGGCCTGATCGAGCACCCCGGCATCGTCACCGCCGACGCCCTGAACTTCGACGGCAAGGACATGCTCAAGCTGAGCAACCGCCAGCGCCGCCAGATCGTCGGCAAAGACCTGGCGATGGTGTTCCAGGACCCGATGACCGCGCTGAACCCCAGCTACACCGTGGGTTTCCAGATTGAAGAAGTGCTGCGCCTGCACCTGAAAATGTCCGGCAAGCAAGCACGCAAGCGCGCCATCGAACTGTTGGAAAAGGTCGAAATCCCCGGCGCTGCCAGCCGTATGGATGCCTACCCGCACCAACTGTCCGGCGGTATGAGCCAGCGTGTCGCCATCGCCATGGCGATTGCCGGCGAGCCGAAACTGCTGATCGCCGATGAGCCGACCACGGCACTGGACGTAACCATCCAGGCGCAGATCATGGAACTGCTGCTGGCCCTGCAAAAAGAGCAGAACATGGGCCTGGTGCTGATCACCCACGACCTCGCGGTCGTGGCTGAAACCGCCCAGCGCGTGTGCGTGATGTACGCCGGCCAAGCCGTGGAAGTCGGCCAGGTGCCGCAGTTGTTCGACATCCCCGCGCATCCGTACAGCGAAGCGCTGCTCAAGGCGATTCCCGAGCACAGCCTGGGCGCCACGCGCCTGGCGACCTTGCCAGGCATCGTTCCGGGCCGTTACGACCGCCCGCAGGGTTGCCTGCTGTCGCCGCGCTGCCCGTACGTGCAGGAATCCTGCCGTGCCCAACGCCCGGGCCTTGATCCGAAAACCAACAGCCTCGCGCGCTGCTTCTACCCCTTGAACCAGGAGGTGGCGTAA
- a CDS encoding ABC transporter substrate-binding protein: protein MRHTTVLSALFATSLLAVATMGHAADKKSLVFCSEGSPAGFDTAQYTTATDNDAAEPLYNRLVEFEKGETNVVPALATKWDISPDGLTYTFHLREGVKFHSNKEFKPTRDFNADDVLFTFNRMLDPEHPFRKAYPTEFPYFNGMSLNKNIAKVEKTGPHTVVMTLNTVDAAFVQNIAMSFAAILSAEYADQLLKSGKPSDINQKPIGTGPFVFQRYQKDSQIRYAPNKQYWDPSKVQLDQLIFAINTDASVRVQKLKAGECQVTLHPRPADVDALKADPNLQLLTKPGFNLGYIAYNVRHKPFDQLEVRQALDMAVNKQSILNAVYQGAGQLAVNAMPPTQWSYDDTIKDAAYNPEKAKELLKAAGVKEGTEITLWAMPVQRPYNPNAKLMAEMLQNDWAKIGLKVKIVSYEWGEYIKRTKNGEHDVSLIGWTGDNGDPDNWLGTLYSCDAIGGNNYSMWCDPTYDKLIKQAKVVTDREQRTVLYKQAQQLLKQQVPITPVAHSTVNQPLSAKVEGFKVSPFGRNVFSGVSITP from the coding sequence ATGCGCCATACCACTGTTCTATCCGCACTATTTGCCACCAGCCTGCTGGCGGTGGCCACGATGGGCCACGCCGCCGACAAGAAGAGCCTGGTGTTCTGCTCCGAAGGCAGCCCGGCTGGTTTTGACACCGCGCAATACACCACCGCCACCGACAACGATGCAGCCGAACCGCTGTACAACCGCCTGGTCGAGTTTGAAAAAGGTGAGACCAACGTAGTACCGGCTCTGGCAACCAAGTGGGATATTTCGCCAGACGGCCTGACCTACACCTTTCACCTGCGTGAAGGGGTGAAGTTCCACAGCAACAAGGAATTCAAGCCGACGCGCGACTTCAATGCCGACGACGTGCTGTTCACCTTCAACCGCATGCTTGACCCCGAACACCCGTTCCGTAAGGCCTACCCCACCGAGTTTCCGTACTTCAACGGGATGAGCCTGAACAAGAACATCGCCAAGGTCGAGAAAACCGGCCCGCACACCGTGGTGATGACCTTGAACACGGTGGACGCCGCGTTCGTGCAAAACATCGCCATGAGCTTCGCCGCGATCCTGTCGGCCGAGTACGCCGACCAATTGCTCAAGAGCGGCAAGCCCAGCGACATCAACCAGAAGCCGATCGGCACTGGCCCGTTCGTGTTCCAGCGCTACCAGAAAGACTCGCAGATCCGCTACGCGCCGAACAAACAGTACTGGGACCCGAGCAAGGTCCAGCTGGACCAACTGATCTTCGCCATCAACACCGACGCTTCGGTGCGTGTGCAAAAGCTCAAGGCCGGCGAATGCCAAGTAACCCTGCACCCGCGCCCAGCCGACGTTGACGCCCTCAAGGCCGACCCGAACCTGCAACTGCTGACCAAGCCGGGCTTCAACCTCGGCTATATCGCCTACAACGTGCGCCACAAGCCCTTCGACCAGCTCGAAGTGCGCCAGGCGCTGGACATGGCGGTGAACAAGCAAAGCATCCTGAACGCGGTGTACCAGGGCGCCGGGCAACTGGCAGTCAACGCCATGCCACCGACGCAATGGTCCTACGACGACACCATCAAGGATGCCGCCTACAACCCGGAAAAAGCCAAGGAACTGCTCAAGGCTGCCGGCGTGAAAGAAGGCACCGAAATCACCCTGTGGGCGATGCCCGTACAACGCCCCTACAACCCCAACGCCAAGCTGATGGCAGAAATGCTGCAGAACGATTGGGCCAAGATCGGCCTGAAAGTGAAGATCGTCAGCTACGAGTGGGGCGAATACATCAAGCGCACCAAGAACGGTGAGCACGATGTGAGCTTGATCGGCTGGACCGGCGACAACGGTGACCCGGACAACTGGCTGGGCACCCTCTATAGCTGCGACGCCATCGGCGGGAACAACTACTCCATGTGGTGTGACCCGACGTACGACAAGCTGATCAAGCAAGCCAAGGTCGTCACCGACCGCGAACAACGGACTGTTCTGTACAAACAGGCGCAGCAACTGCTCAAGCAGCAGGTGCCGATCACGCCAGTCGCCCACTCGACGGTCAACCAGCCGTTAAGCGCCAAAGTCGAAGGTTTCAAAGTGAGCCCCTTCGGCCGCAACGTGTTCTCGGGCGTCAGTATCACCCCATAA
- a CDS encoding ABC transporter permease subunit: protein MFSFIARRLGLLIPTFFGITLLTFALIRMIPGDPVEVMMGERRVDPEMHAQAMERLGLNKPLYAQYLDYVGKLAQGDLGESLRTRTSVWTEFTALFPATLELSMAALLFAGILGLLAGVIAALKRGSLFDHGVMGISLAGYSMPIFWWGLILIMFFSVSLGWTPVSGRIDLLYDIEPRTGFMLIDTLLADEPDAFFDALHHLILPAIVLGTIPLAVIARMTRSSMLEVLREDYIRTAKAKGLSPARVVFVHGLRNALIPVLTVVGLQVGTLLAGAVLTETIFSWPGIGKWLIEAIGARDYPVVQNGILLIACLVILVNFVVDILYGFANPRIRHQR, encoded by the coding sequence ATGTTTAGTTTTATTGCCCGCCGACTGGGGTTATTGATCCCCACGTTCTTCGGCATCACGTTGCTCACGTTTGCGTTGATTCGCATGATCCCTGGCGACCCCGTCGAAGTGATGATGGGTGAAAGGCGCGTCGACCCCGAGATGCACGCACAGGCAATGGAACGCCTTGGCCTCAACAAGCCGTTGTATGCGCAATACCTGGACTACGTCGGCAAGCTCGCCCAGGGCGACCTTGGCGAATCCCTGCGTACCCGCACCAGCGTGTGGACCGAGTTCACCGCCCTCTTCCCCGCGACCCTGGAACTGTCCATGGCCGCCCTGTTGTTCGCCGGTATCCTGGGCCTCCTGGCCGGGGTGATCGCGGCCTTGAAGCGAGGATCGCTGTTCGACCACGGGGTGATGGGCATCTCCCTCGCGGGTTATTCGATGCCGATCTTCTGGTGGGGCCTGATCCTGATCATGTTCTTCTCCGTGAGCCTGGGCTGGACCCCGGTGTCCGGGCGCATCGACCTGCTCTACGACATCGAGCCGCGCACCGGCTTCATGCTGATCGACACCCTGCTGGCTGACGAGCCAGACGCCTTCTTCGACGCCCTGCACCACCTGATCCTGCCGGCCATCGTGCTCGGCACCATCCCGCTGGCGGTGATCGCGCGGATGACCCGCTCGTCGATGCTCGAAGTGCTGCGCGAAGACTACATCCGTACCGCCAAGGCCAAGGGCCTGTCGCCGGCGCGCGTGGTATTCGTCCACGGCCTGCGCAACGCGTTGATCCCGGTACTCACCGTGGTCGGCCTGCAAGTCGGCACGCTGCTGGCCGGTGCGGTCCTGACCGAAACCATCTTCTCGTGGCCCGGCATCGGCAAGTGGCTGATCGAAGCCATTGGCGCACGGGACTACCCGGTGGTGCAAAACGGCATCCTGTTGATCGCCTGCCTGGTGATCCTGGTGAACTTCGTGGTGGATATCCTCTACGGCTTCGCCAACCCACGCATCCGTCACCAGCGCTGA
- a CDS encoding ABC transporter substrate-binding protein — MKMLPLQAAIAAALLSVAVGISAKPLVVCTEASPEGFDPVLYTTAVTADAAAETLFNRLVDFKPGTTEVVPALAKDLPEISADGLTYTFHLRDDIKFHTTDYFKPTRNLNADDVLWSFQRQLDPNHPWHKKSVVGYPYFESMGFKELLKSVEKTDDHTVVFTLTRPEAPFLADLAMAFSSIHSAEYADQLLKSGKTDDLNAKPIGTGPFIFTRYAKDAQVRYKANPEYFRGKPPADPLILAITTDNNVRLQKLKANECQIALYPKPDDVPSMQADPNLKVDGLAAMTTSYIAMNTTHKYMSDARVRHAINIAFDKAGYTDALFGKGNAVVGTGPYPPTLLGFNDKLKNPPRDLDKARALLKEAGVPEGTEFTLFTRNGGGPTNPNPMLGAQRMQADLAQIGLKINIKVMEWGEMLKRAKGGEHDMVSAGWVGDNGDPDNFLTPNLSCDAAKNGENYARWCNKEFQDLIDKARAAKEPATRAALYEQAQDVFEQDQPWLPMAYPKLFTAMRKNVEGYTLSPLGTNNFATTQAK, encoded by the coding sequence ATGAAAATGCTCCCGCTACAAGCTGCTATCGCCGCTGCGCTGTTGAGCGTGGCCGTCGGCATTTCGGCCAAACCGCTGGTGGTCTGCACCGAAGCCAGCCCGGAAGGCTTCGATCCGGTCCTGTACACCACGGCCGTCACCGCCGACGCCGCAGCAGAAACCCTGTTCAACCGCCTGGTGGACTTCAAGCCCGGCACCACCGAAGTGGTTCCGGCACTGGCCAAGGACCTGCCTGAAATCAGCGCAGACGGCCTGACCTACACTTTCCACCTGCGTGATGACATCAAGTTCCACACCACCGACTACTTCAAACCCACGCGCAACCTGAATGCCGACGACGTGCTTTGGAGCTTCCAGCGCCAGCTGGACCCGAACCACCCGTGGCATAAAAAATCCGTCGTGGGCTACCCGTACTTCGAAAGCATGGGCTTCAAGGAACTGCTCAAGAGCGTAGAGAAAACCGACGATCACACCGTCGTCTTTACCCTGACCCGTCCTGAAGCGCCCTTCCTGGCCGATCTGGCCATGGCGTTTTCCTCGATCCACTCCGCCGAATACGCCGACCAGTTGCTCAAGTCCGGCAAGACCGATGACCTGAACGCCAAGCCGATCGGCACCGGGCCGTTTATCTTCACGCGCTACGCCAAGGACGCCCAGGTGCGTTACAAGGCCAACCCGGAGTACTTCCGTGGCAAGCCGCCGGCCGATCCGCTGATCCTGGCGATTACCACCGACAACAACGTGCGCCTGCAAAAGCTCAAGGCCAACGAGTGCCAGATCGCGCTGTATCCGAAACCGGATGACGTGCCGAGCATGCAAGCCGACCCGAACCTGAAGGTCGACGGGTTGGCGGCGATGACCACCAGCTACATCGCCATGAACACCACCCACAAGTACATGAGCGACGCGCGGGTACGCCACGCGATCAACATCGCGTTCGACAAGGCCGGGTATACCGACGCACTGTTCGGCAAAGGCAACGCAGTGGTGGGCACCGGCCCGTATCCACCGACCTTGCTGGGCTTCAATGACAAATTGAAAAACCCGCCACGGGACCTGGACAAAGCCCGCGCCCTGCTCAAGGAAGCCGGCGTACCGGAAGGCACCGAATTTACCTTGTTTACCCGTAACGGCGGCGGGCCGACCAACCCCAACCCCATGTTGGGCGCCCAGCGCATGCAGGCCGACCTGGCGCAGATCGGCCTGAAGATCAATATCAAAGTCATGGAATGGGGCGAAATGCTCAAGCGCGCCAAAGGTGGCGAGCACGACATGGTGTCGGCCGGCTGGGTGGGCGATAACGGCGACCCGGATAACTTCCTAACGCCGAACCTGAGTTGCGATGCAGCGAAAAACGGCGAAAACTACGCGCGCTGGTGTAACAAGGAGTTTCAGGACTTGATCGACAAGGCCCGTGCCGCCAAGGAACCCGCCACACGCGCGGCGCTCTATGAACAAGCACAGGACGTTTTCGAACAAGACCAGCCATGGCTTCCCATGGCTTACCCGAAACTGTTCACCGCCATGCGCAAAAACGTAGAGGGCTACACACTCAGCCCTCTCGGCACCAATAACTTCGCCACTACCCAGGCGAAGTAA
- a CDS encoding ABC transporter permease subunit — MTTPTPVSAVDQSLLYPSPYKEFWQAFSKNKGAVAGLAFMLLIVFCALFAPWVAPHNPSEQYRDFLLTPPAWLEGGQIQFLLGTDELGRDLLSRLIQGSRLSLLIGLSSVVMSLIPGILLGLFAGFFPRLLGPTIMRLMDIMLALPSLLLAVAIVAILGPGLINTVIAIAIVSLPSYVRLTRAAVMGELNRDYVTAARLAGAGLPRLMFITVLPNCMAPLIVQATLSFSSAILDAAALGFLGLGVQPPTPEWGTMLASARDYIERAWWVVSLPGLTILLSVLAINLMGDGLRDALDPKLKNAA; from the coding sequence ATGACCACACCTACTCCCGTGTCAGCAGTCGATCAAAGCCTGCTGTATCCGTCCCCGTACAAAGAATTCTGGCAAGCCTTCTCCAAGAACAAAGGCGCGGTGGCCGGCCTGGCCTTCATGCTGCTGATCGTGTTCTGCGCGCTGTTCGCCCCTTGGGTGGCGCCGCATAACCCGAGCGAGCAATACCGCGACTTCCTGCTGACCCCGCCAGCCTGGCTGGAAGGTGGGCAGATCCAGTTCCTGCTGGGCACCGACGAACTGGGCCGTGACTTGCTCTCGCGCCTGATCCAGGGCTCGCGCCTGTCGCTGCTGATCGGTTTGTCATCGGTGGTGATGTCGCTGATCCCGGGCATCCTGTTGGGCCTGTTCGCTGGGTTCTTCCCGCGCCTGCTTGGCCCGACCATCATGCGCCTGATGGACATCATGCTGGCCCTGCCGTCGCTGCTGCTGGCCGTAGCCATCGTCGCGATCCTCGGCCCTGGCCTGATCAACACCGTGATCGCCATCGCCATCGTCTCGCTGCCGTCCTATGTGCGCCTGACCCGCGCCGCCGTGATGGGCGAACTGAACCGTGACTACGTGACCGCTGCCCGCCTCGCCGGCGCCGGCCTGCCACGCCTGATGTTCATCACCGTGCTGCCCAACTGCATGGCACCGCTGATCGTGCAGGCCACCTTGAGCTTCTCGTCGGCGATCCTCGACGCGGCCGCCCTGGGCTTCCTTGGCCTGGGCGTACAACCGCCGACGCCTGAGTGGGGCACCATGCTGGCTTCGGCCCGTGACTACATCGAACGCGCCTGGTGGGTGGTGAGCTTGCCTGGTTTGACCATTTTGCTCAGCGTGCTGGCAATCAACTTGATGGGTGACGGCCTGCGCGATGCGCTGGACCCGAAACTCAAGAACGCCGCCTGA
- a CDS encoding ABC transporter substrate-binding protein, with protein sequence MERITFKPLLLAASLLACMPMAQATTTLVYCSEASPAGFDPSQYTSGTDFDASAETVFNRLTQFKRGGTEVEPGLATSWDVSKDGLIYTFHLRDGVKFHTTDFFTPTRDFNADDVLFTFNRLLDADSPFRKAYPSESPYFTDMGLNTTIKGVEKLDEHTVRFNLNNVDASFVQNLAMSFASVQSAEYAAQLLKQGKAEEINQKPVGTGPFVFKRYQKDSQIRYVANKQYWKPDDVKLDNLVFAITPDAASRLQKLKAGECQVSGYPRPSDIEVMKQDPNLRVLQQAGFNLGFLAYNVTHPPLDQLKVRQALDMAIDKPAIIKAVYQSAGQLAQNALPPAQWSYDPNIKDAPYDPAKAKALLKEAGVAPGTTINLWAMTVQRASNPNARMSAQMIQQDWAKVGIKANIVSYEWGEYIKRAKNGEHDAMIYGWTGDNGDPDNWLGVLYSCAAVKGSNYAKWCNPDYDKLVQQAKVSSDREQRIKWYQQAQKILKEQVPITPIANSTVFQPLRKEVHDFKISPFGLTPFYGVSLDK encoded by the coding sequence ATGGAAAGAATCACCTTCAAACCGCTGCTCCTCGCCGCCAGCCTCCTCGCTTGCATGCCGATGGCCCAAGCCACCACCACCCTGGTCTACTGCTCCGAAGCCAGCCCCGCCGGTTTCGACCCCAGCCAGTACACCAGCGGTACCGATTTCGATGCCTCGGCCGAAACCGTGTTCAACCGCCTGACGCAATTCAAGCGCGGCGGCACCGAAGTGGAGCCCGGCCTGGCGACTAGCTGGGACGTATCCAAAGACGGCCTGATCTACACCTTCCATCTGCGCGACGGCGTCAAATTCCACACCACCGACTTCTTCACGCCTACCCGCGATTTCAACGCGGATGATGTGCTGTTCACCTTCAACCGCCTGCTGGATGCCGACAGCCCGTTTCGCAAGGCCTACCCGTCCGAGTCGCCGTACTTCACCGACATGGGCCTGAACACCACGATCAAGGGCGTCGAAAAACTCGACGAGCACACCGTGCGTTTCAACCTGAACAATGTCGATGCGTCATTTGTGCAGAACCTGGCCATGAGCTTTGCCTCGGTGCAGTCCGCCGAGTACGCCGCCCAATTGCTGAAGCAGGGCAAAGCCGAAGAGATCAACCAGAAGCCGGTCGGCACCGGGCCGTTCGTGTTCAAGCGCTACCAGAAAGACTCGCAGATTCGCTACGTGGCCAATAAGCAGTATTGGAAGCCCGACGATGTGAAACTCGACAACCTGGTGTTCGCCATCACCCCGGACGCCGCGTCGCGCCTGCAAAAGCTCAAGGCCGGCGAGTGCCAGGTCAGCGGTTACCCGCGCCCGTCCGACATCGAAGTGATGAAGCAGGACCCCAACCTGCGCGTGCTGCAACAGGCGGGTTTCAACCTGGGCTTTCTGGCCTACAACGTGACCCATCCGCCGCTGGACCAACTCAAGGTGCGCCAGGCCCTGGACATGGCCATCGACAAGCCTGCGATCATCAAGGCCGTGTACCAGAGTGCCGGGCAATTGGCGCAGAACGCGTTGCCGCCAGCGCAGTGGTCTTATGACCCGAATATCAAGGATGCACCCTACGATCCCGCCAAGGCCAAGGCGCTACTAAAAGAAGCAGGCGTCGCACCAGGTACCACGATCAACCTGTGGGCCATGACGGTCCAGCGTGCGTCCAATCCGAATGCGCGAATGTCGGCACAAATGATTCAGCAGGATTGGGCAAAAGTCGGCATCAAGGCCAACATCGTCAGCTATGAATGGGGCGAATACATCAAGCGCGCCAAAAATGGCGAGCACGACGCGATGATTTACGGCTGGACCGGTGATAACGGCGACCCGGATAACTGGCTCGGCGTGCTCTACAGTTGTGCTGCGGTCAAGGGCAGCAACTACGCCAAATGGTGTAACCCTGACTACGACAAACTGGTGCAGCAGGCCAAGGTCAGCAGTGACCGCGAGCAACGTATCAAGTGGTATCAACAGGCGCAGAAAATCCTTAAGGAACAAGTACCTATAACGCCTATTGCGAACTCGACGGTTTTCCAGCCCCTGCGCAAAGAAGTCCACGACTTCAAGATCAGCCCGTTCGGGCTCACGCCCTTCTACGGCGTCAGTCTAGATAAGTAA
- a CDS encoding OprD family outer membrane porin — protein MKLSSKALLALAISTITATAYAETQSQDFVPTTLAGTSAQSEAKGFIDGQSLGGTTRNWYSNEMFRRDTRIGYFKNEGDINKTRVSRRYNWDQGTILNYTSGFTQGTVGVSTEVAAYNVISLIRNRDDIAGGSNRTLAHSYGDAVDQWSKLGLANVKFRVSNTTLTAGRQNFSSGIVDTIGNRALPSSFEGVSFNSEEFTNLSFQGGVFDRVSPRTEQSLSKFRSEYNSKGADGVETDKVYTLGANYQPFKSLKTSFFGANVKDFWNQYYFGATHELGDSSVLGLTTGFNYYKTVDEGKKLMGDIDNDTFSLSLGLTHQAHSLTFSYQQVNGNEYFDYLHETNGIYLANSLTSDFNGPNEKSFQVAYGINMAEYGVPGLKFNIYSARGWGIDGTHYTGNRGVEGKGYDGVQSQDGEHHYEYGIGTSYAVQSGPLKATTIRATYVAHRATKEQSDGNLNEFRLVTTIPFNIL, from the coding sequence ATGAAACTGAGCAGCAAAGCGCTTCTGGCCCTGGCCATCAGCACCATCACGGCAACCGCCTACGCTGAAACCCAAAGCCAGGACTTCGTTCCCACTACCCTGGCCGGCACCAGCGCCCAAAGCGAGGCCAAAGGCTTTATCGACGGCCAAAGCCTGGGCGGCACCACGCGTAACTGGTACTCCAACGAAATGTTCCGTCGCGACACGCGCATCGGCTACTTCAAGAACGAAGGCGACATCAACAAGACCCGCGTTTCCCGCCGTTACAACTGGGACCAGGGCACCATCCTCAACTACACCTCGGGCTTTACCCAAGGCACCGTTGGCGTGAGCACCGAAGTTGCGGCCTACAACGTGATCTCACTGATCCGTAACCGGGACGACATCGCCGGCGGCTCCAACCGCACCCTGGCCCACTCCTACGGTGACGCCGTAGACCAGTGGAGCAAACTGGGCCTGGCCAACGTCAAGTTCCGCGTGTCCAACACCACCCTGACCGCCGGTCGCCAGAACTTCAGCAGCGGCATCGTCGATACCATCGGCAACCGTGCCCTGCCGTCGAGCTTTGAAGGTGTGAGCTTCAACAGCGAAGAATTCACCAACCTGTCGTTCCAGGGCGGCGTGTTTGACCGCGTTTCGCCACGTACCGAGCAGAGCCTGTCGAAGTTCCGCAGCGAGTACAACAGCAAAGGCGCCGATGGCGTCGAGACCGACAAGGTCTACACCCTGGGTGCCAACTACCAGCCGTTCAAGAGCCTGAAAACAAGCTTCTTCGGCGCGAACGTCAAGGACTTCTGGAACCAGTACTACTTCGGCGCCACCCACGAGCTGGGCGACAGCTCGGTGCTGGGCCTGACCACCGGCTTCAACTACTACAAAACCGTCGATGAAGGCAAAAAGCTGATGGGGGATATCGACAACGATACCTTCTCCCTGTCCCTGGGCCTGACTCACCAGGCTCACAGCCTGACCTTCTCCTACCAGCAAGTGAACGGTAACGAGTACTTCGACTACCTGCACGAAACCAACGGTATCTACCTGGCCAACTCCCTGACGTCGGACTTCAACGGCCCGAACGAGAAGTCCTTCCAGGTTGCCTACGGTATCAACATGGCCGAATACGGCGTGCCGGGCCTGAAGTTCAACATCTACTCGGCTCGCGGCTGGGGCATCGACGGTACGCACTACACCGGCAACCGTGGCGTAGAAGGCAAAGGCTATGACGGTGTCCAGTCGCAGGACGGCGAACACCACTACGAGTACGGTATCGGCACGTCCTACGCGGTACAGAGTGGTCCATTGAAGGCCACCACCATCCGCGCGACCTATGTCGCTCACCGCGCGACCAAGGAACAGTCTGACGGCAACCTGAACGAATTCCGTCTGGTTACCACCATCCCGTTCAACATTCTTTAA